From the Helicobacteraceae bacterium genome, one window contains:
- a CDS encoding 4Fe-4S binding protein, with product MTQNLPVWVIESRCKACSLCVEVCPSGTLAMRGEPTSALGATISVIAPQDCVGCGECELACPDFAIMVADRKEYKFAKLTDESRANALAIKAGGYYAPSGRS from the coding sequence ATGACGCAAAACCTTCCCGTTTGGGTTATAGAGAGCCGCTGTAAAGCCTGTTCGCTCTGCGTCGAGGTCTGCCCTAGCGGAACGCTCGCGATGAGAGGCGAGCCGACAAGCGCGTTAGGCGCGACGATCAGCGTGATCGCGCCGCAAGATTGCGTCGGTTGCGGCGAGTGCGAATTGGCCTGTCCCGACTTCGCGATTATGGTCGCCGATCGCAAGGAGTATAAGTTCGCCAAACTTACCGACGAAAGCCGCGCAAACGCGCTGGCGATCAAAGCGGGCGGCTACTACGCGCCGTCTGGGAGGAGTTGA